The following is a genomic window from Corynebacterium incognita.
GAGGACACGATTCGGGAAGCCGACTGGCTCATTGACATCGGGCCTCGTGCCGGCGAGTACGGCGGCGAAGTGGTGTACCAGGGCCCACCTGCTGGCATCGAAAAAGTTGAGGAATCGCTGACCGGTGCTTACCTGTCCGGACGCAAGGTTTTGGGCGTGCCGGACAAGCGCCGCGAGATTGACCCGGAGCGCGTGCTCAAAATTGTTGGGGCCCGGGAAAACAACCTCAAAGACGTTGACGTCACTATCCCGCTCGGAGTACTGGCGTGCGTGACCGGCGTCTCCGGCTCCGGCAAGTCCACGGTGGTGAACCAGATTCTCGCCAAGACCCTCGCCAATAAGCTCAACCGCGCTCGCATGGTGCCCGGCCGCGCCGTCCGCGTAGAAGGAACCGAGCACCTAGACAAGCTGGTGCAGGTCGACCAGTCGCCGATTGGACGCACGCCGCGTTCCAACCCGGCGACGTATACGGGTGTCTTTGACAAAATCCGTAACCTTTTCGCCGAGACCCAAGAAGCCAAGGTCCGTGGTTACAAGGCGGGACGTTTCTCCTTCAACGTCAAGGGAGGCCGCTGCGAGGCGTGCCATGGCGACGGCACCTTGAAGATCGAGATGAACTTCCTGCCGGACGTGTACGTCCCGTGCGAGGTCTGCCACGGCGCCCGCTATAACCGAGAGACTCTCGAGGTGACCTACAAGGGAAAGAACATCGCAGAAGTTCTTGACATGCCGATCGTGGAAGCTGCGGAGTTCTTCGAGCCGATCACCTCTATCCACCGCTACCTCAATACGCTCGTGGAGGTGGGACTCGGCTACGTGCGACTCGGTCAGGCCGCGACCACCCTGTCGGGCGGTGAGGCGCAGCGCGTGAAGCTGGCCGCGGAGCTGCAGAAGCGCTCCAACGGCCGCACTGTGTACATCCTGGATGAGCCCACCACCGGCCTGCATTTTGAGGACGTGCGCAAGCTCATGCTGGTTATCCAGTCCCTGGTAGACAAAGGAAACTCCGTCATCATCATTGAGCACAACCTGGACGTCATCAAGGCCGCGGACTGGATCGTGGACATGGGGCCCGAGGGTGGCGCCGGCGGCGGCACCGTCGTGGCAGAAGGCACCCCGGAAGACGTCGCACAGGTGAAGGGGTCCTACACGGGCCAGTTCCTCAAGGAAATGCTCACCTAACTATTCGCTGACTGGCCGCGAGCTATCAGGAGACACTCGGCGAATTCGACGCGCCAACGGTCGGCGTCTGGGCTACTGTAAGCCATGTGAGAAACTCATTGACCTTAGCGTGGAAATCCCAGCGTACGGACGTGGCTGCCCCCAAGAAGGGCGCGGCTCTTCTTGTGGTCACCATGGCTGCTGCAACCCTGGCGGCGTGCAACGCCAACCCCGATGAGGCTGGGGTGCCCGACGCCAACTCGGGATCGAGCGTTGCGCAGGCGAACGTCAGCGCGGAGGAAAGCTCTTTGCTGGGCGAGTCTCGAGCCACTGAGACTGCGAGCACTACGCCCAGCCCCGTGGCCAAGCGCGGTGACATAATGACGCAACGCGATCGTCGCCAGGCGCTTGAACGAATCGCCCGGAAGGTGGAAAAGAAGCACGGGGGGAAGATTGGCATCGCCGTGAACGGCGGCAGCGGCATGGTCTCCACCGGCGCCGAATTCAAGCCGTTGGCCTGGTCTACCATCAAGGTGCCCATTGCCCTAGCCGCAGAACGCACCGGCAAGCAGGACCAGTACATCCTGGACAAGACGCTCAAGGAATCGGACAACGCTACGTCGTGGACGCTGTGGATGGCAGTCAAAAATTCCGTCGGTGGCACTGAAGCTGCCACCCGCAAGGCGGTCTCTAAAGTGACGGCAAAGTCCCAGGGCAACCCTATTTGGCCGCAGGTCGCGCCCGGTAGTATCACTCCCTATGGCTACGCCAAGTGGGGCGTCGAAGAACAGGCGCGATTCATGACGTCCGTACCGTGCCAGCCCAAGGGCAAGCGCGTGTACAAGGCGATGGGGGACGTCGTGCCGTGGCAAAAGTACGGACTGGGCACAGTGCGCGGAATGCACTTCAAGGGCGGCTGGGGTCAGCACGAGGATGGCACCTATACTCAGCGTCAGATGGGTGTCATGAAGTACGGTGACGGCTACCTCGGCATCGCCGTCTATTCCTACTATGACGGCAAGGGCGACCGCTACAGGGGCGGCGAGGCTGCGCTCAACGACGTCGCCAAGGAGCTGCGCCCACTGCTGCGCCACGGCGATTTTGTTCCCGTCACTGACGTCTGCTAACCTCGTATCCACTACCGCCCGTAGCGCTAGCACCATGTCTTATGGCATGATGCCCAGTATCGCGGGTCACAAGCGGAGTTTCTCCCACCCGATGCCGTCCTTTGTGGCTGGCTCAAGGTAAAAGGTAACGCACGACCACCCATCGCGCTCAGCGCGGAGGGGTGCCAGCGCGTGTCTTTTAAGAAACTCCCGGCTGCCGAACCACGGCAACCGGGTTTTATCGTTTGTGGCAAACGGTAGGCGAATCACACTTTTGAACTTAGGAGACAAACATCAGCGCTGAAGCCCGTATCAATGAGCGCATCAGGGTACCCGAGGTACGCCTCGTTGGCCCTGGTGGCGAACAGGTTGGAATCGTCCGCACGGACGATGCCCGCAAACTTGCGTACGACGCCGACTTGGATTTGGTGGAAGTAGCCCCCAACGCCAAGCCGCCGGTTGCCAAGATCATGGATTATGGCAAGTACAAGTACGAGCAGACTCAGAAGGCCCGCGAGGCCCGCAAGAATCAGCAGCAGACCGTCGTCAAAGAGCAAAAGTTCCGTCCCAAGATCGATGATCACGATTACGAGACGAAGAAGAACAACGTGGTTCGCTTCCTGGAGAAGGGTTCCAAGGTCAAGGTCACCATTATGTTCCGCGGCCGCGAGCAGTCGCGTCCGGAACTCGGCTTCCGCCTCCTGGAGCGTCTCGCTGAAGACGTTGCAGAATCCGGCGTAGTGGAGTCCCGTCCGAAGCAGGACGGCCGAAACATGACCATGGTTTTGGGGCCTAATCGCAAGGGCAAGAAGTAGCACAGGCAATTTCGTTCAACCGCACTAAAAGGACTATCTCTCATGAAGCAGAAGACCCACAAGGGCACCGCTAAGCGCATCAAGCAGACCGGTTCTGGCAAGCTGCGCCGTGAGCAGGCTAACCGCCGCCACCTGCTGGAGGGCAAGCCTTCCACCCGCACCCGTCGCCTGAAGGGCGATGAGGCTGTCGCACGCGCAGACGTCAAGCGCATCAAGCGCCTGCTGGGCAAGGCTTAAGTAGCCTTTGGGGCCGCGCCCGCGCAGCCCGCTCGCCCTCAAGAATCAAGCATTAAACATCAATTCAATACGTTGTAAGGAAGTATCACCGTGGCACGAGTAAAGCGGTCAGTTAACGCTAAGAAGAAGCGTCGCGCAATTTTGAAGTCCGCTAAGGGCTACCGTGGCCAGCGCTCCCGCCTGTACCGTAAGGCGAAGGAACAGTGGCTGCACTCTATGACTTACGCTTACCGCGACCGTCGCGCTCGTAAGTCTGAGTTCCGTAAGCTGTGGATTCAGCGTATCAACGCTGCTGCCCGCATGAACGACATCACCTACAACCGTCTCATCCACGGCCTGCGCCTGGCTGAGATCGAGGTGGACCGCAAGATCCTGGCTGAGCTGGCTGTTAACGACTTCGACACCTTCTCCGCGTTGTGCGAGGCCGCTAAGGCTGCCCTCCCGGAGGACGTCAACGCTCCGAAGGCCGCCTAGTTTCACTAGCCTTTCCGGCTTTCGGCCTTACGGCCTCGAGGCCCTGAGGACCGTGGCTTTTGACCCGCCCCAACCCGCTTCCGAGCGGGGTCGTGGGCGGGTT
Proteins encoded in this region:
- the infC gene encoding translation initiation factor IF-3 → MSAEARINERIRVPEVRLVGPGGEQVGIVRTDDARKLAYDADLDLVEVAPNAKPPVAKIMDYGKYKYEQTQKAREARKNQQQTVVKEQKFRPKIDDHDYETKKNNVVRFLEKGSKVKVTIMFRGREQSRPELGFRLLERLAEDVAESGVVESRPKQDGRNMTMVLGPNRKGKK
- the rpmI gene encoding 50S ribosomal protein L35, with product MKQKTHKGTAKRIKQTGSGKLRREQANRRHLLEGKPSTRTRRLKGDEAVARADVKRIKRLLGKA
- the rplT gene encoding 50S ribosomal protein L20, which produces MARVKRSVNAKKKRRAILKSAKGYRGQRSRLYRKAKEQWLHSMTYAYRDRRARKSEFRKLWIQRINAAARMNDITYNRLIHGLRLAEIEVDRKILAELAVNDFDTFSALCEAAKAALPEDVNAPKAA